From Algoriphagus sp. NG3, the proteins below share one genomic window:
- a CDS encoding TldD/PmbA family protein has translation MAILTKEEAKQIIDKVLSYAKADETEVTIYGGRTGNIRYARNSVSTSGETNEIGLNVTSVYGKKSGSSSINELDEESLKKAVARAEEIAQLAPENPEYMPMLGPQEYLESKTFVSSTDQISPDQRAQIAADSIGPSGEKDLTAAGYLEDFSGFVAQGNSKGLFGYNKRTSVDFSITVRTADGTGSGYAIRDFNDVNLLNSKEVTNIAMQKAQASQNAQAIEPGKYTVILEPTAAGDLMGLLTRSLDARSADEGRSFLSKKGGGTRLGEKLFDERVNIYSDPLSPQIPGAPWDNEGYPQKPMKWVENGVVKNMFYSRYWAEKQGVEPTGRPSGMIIAGGDQSIADMVKSTERGILVTRFWYIRAVDPQTLLYTGLTRDGTFYIENGQIKFPVKNFRFNESPIIMLNNIEALGQQQRVGGDLIPAMKIRDFTFTSLSDAV, from the coding sequence ATGGCCATTTTGACTAAAGAAGAAGCAAAGCAAATTATAGATAAAGTACTTTCCTACGCAAAAGCGGATGAAACCGAGGTGACGATTTACGGTGGAAGAACCGGGAATATTCGTTACGCAAGGAATTCGGTAAGTACCAGTGGTGAGACTAATGAAATAGGATTAAACGTTACCTCGGTTTACGGCAAAAAATCCGGCTCATCCAGTATCAATGAATTGGATGAGGAATCACTCAAAAAGGCTGTTGCCAGGGCTGAGGAAATCGCACAGCTGGCACCGGAAAACCCAGAATATATGCCAATGCTGGGGCCGCAGGAGTATTTGGAAAGTAAGACATTCGTGAGCTCCACGGATCAGATCAGTCCTGACCAGCGTGCTCAAATAGCAGCAGACAGCATTGGGCCAAGCGGTGAAAAAGACCTTACTGCCGCAGGATATTTGGAAGATTTTTCAGGGTTTGTCGCTCAGGGAAATAGCAAAGGTCTTTTTGGCTATAATAAGAGAACATCCGTGGATTTTTCCATTACGGTGCGTACTGCCGATGGGACGGGCTCAGGATACGCCATTCGTGATTTCAATGATGTGAATCTTCTGAATTCCAAAGAGGTCACCAACATCGCCATGCAAAAAGCCCAGGCATCACAGAATGCCCAGGCTATAGAGCCGGGAAAATACACCGTGATCCTTGAGCCCACAGCCGCAGGGGACTTGATGGGCTTGTTGACCAGAAGTCTGGATGCCAGAAGTGCGGATGAGGGCAGAAGCTTTTTAAGCAAAAAGGGGGGTGGAACCCGGCTCGGCGAAAAGCTATTCGATGAGCGGGTAAACATCTACTCTGATCCATTAAGTCCGCAGATTCCTGGTGCACCTTGGGATAATGAAGGTTATCCTCAAAAGCCAATGAAATGGGTTGAGAACGGTGTGGTAAAGAACATGTTCTATTCCCGCTACTGGGCGGAGAAGCAAGGGGTGGAACCTACCGGAAGACCTAGTGGGATGATTATCGCCGGTGGTGACCAATCAATAGCCGACATGGTGAAAAGTACCGAGAGAGGAATTCTAGTCACCAGGTTTTGGTATATCAGAGCCGTGGATCCCCAAACCTTGCTTTACACGGGGCTGACACGTGATGGTACTTTCTATATTGAAAACGGGCAGATCAAATTTCCTGTGAAAAACTTCCGCTTCAACGAAAGCCCAATCATTATGCTGAACAACATCGAGGCACTGGGACAGCAGCAGCGGGTAGGAGGTGATTTGATTCCGGCGATGAAGATCCGGGACTTTACCTTTACGAGTTTGTCTGACGCAGTTTAA
- a CDS encoding DUF4159 domain-containing protein, whose amino-acid sequence MQAFFFTRIKYNSGNWDTDQRMPVNLLNSLVEYTTIPVDEKEKVVELSSKEIFKSPFCYISGHKLVEFSSAERQNFKTYVENGGFVFADDCNHDIDGLFAKSFEAEMAKTFGDDALQKIPNNHPIYSAFFEFEDGPPATSFELNGWGDDLIHDYLKAIVINGRIGVLYSNKDYGCEWDYDFRNKRFLKVDNTRFGVNIVVYALTQ is encoded by the coding sequence ATGCAAGCCTTCTTCTTCACCAGAATAAAATACAACTCCGGGAATTGGGATACGGATCAGCGTATGCCGGTCAATCTCCTCAATTCCTTGGTAGAATATACCACCATTCCGGTGGATGAAAAAGAGAAGGTAGTAGAGCTAAGCAGCAAGGAAATTTTCAAAAGTCCCTTCTGCTATATCAGTGGGCACAAGTTGGTGGAGTTCTCCTCGGCAGAGAGGCAGAACTTTAAAACTTATGTGGAAAACGGAGGCTTTGTCTTTGCCGATGACTGCAATCATGATATAGACGGGCTTTTTGCCAAATCCTTTGAGGCCGAAATGGCCAAGACCTTTGGAGATGATGCGCTCCAAAAAATACCCAATAACCACCCGATTTATTCGGCCTTCTTCGAGTTTGAAGATGGTCCGCCCGCAACTTCCTTCGAGCTCAATGGCTGGGGGGACGACCTGATCCATGATTACTTGAAGGCTATTGTCATAAATGGTAGAATAGGAGTTCTTTATAGTAACAAAGATTATGGCTGTGAGTGGGATTATGATTTTAGAAACAAGCGATTTTTAAAGGTTGACAATACCAGATTTGGCGTCAACATAGTGGTTTATGCATTAACACAATGA
- a CDS encoding MoxR family ATPase codes for MENTDLTAYKELVAKIPQLKKEIAKVIVGQESVIEEIIITLLASGHCLLEGVPGLAKTLMVNSLSKGMELNFKRIQFTPDLMPGDILGTEILEEDHETGKKFFQFNRGPIFANMVLADEINRTPPKTQAALLEAMQEKVVTYGGQHHPLPDPFLIIATQNPIEQSGTYPLPEAQLDRFLLYIKLGYPSEQEELDVLEKTTGTYRGKPDVVFTGEDIIALQKLTREVHIDSHLLVYINKLIRATRPDDSGIQAVIDYVEWGAGTRAGQALILCAKARALVKGRYAVTPDDIIALAYPVLRHRLSLHFRAEAEGVHADTVIARILEALPVHASK; via the coding sequence TTGGAAAACACAGATTTGACAGCATATAAAGAGCTGGTGGCTAAGATCCCCCAACTCAAAAAAGAGATAGCAAAAGTCATCGTCGGGCAGGAATCCGTGATCGAGGAGATCATCATTACGCTGCTTGCCAGTGGGCATTGCCTACTGGAAGGTGTGCCTGGTTTGGCCAAGACCCTGATGGTAAATTCCCTTTCGAAGGGAATGGAGTTGAATTTCAAGCGAATCCAATTCACCCCTGATTTGATGCCGGGAGATATCCTGGGGACGGAGATTCTGGAAGAAGACCATGAGACAGGTAAGAAGTTTTTTCAGTTCAACAGAGGCCCGATTTTCGCCAATATGGTCTTGGCAGATGAGATCAACCGTACTCCGCCCAAGACCCAGGCGGCATTACTCGAGGCTATGCAGGAGAAAGTAGTGACCTACGGGGGGCAACATCATCCACTTCCCGATCCTTTTTTGATCATAGCTACCCAAAATCCCATCGAGCAGTCTGGAACCTATCCGCTGCCAGAAGCACAGCTTGATCGCTTTCTTTTGTACATCAAACTTGGATACCCATCCGAGCAGGAGGAGCTGGATGTATTGGAAAAAACCACGGGCACCTATCGGGGAAAACCTGATGTGGTTTTCACCGGAGAGGATATCATAGCCTTGCAAAAGCTGACAAGGGAAGTCCATATAGATTCTCATCTGCTTGTTTACATCAATAAGTTAATTCGGGCTACACGTCCTGATGATTCAGGGATACAGGCGGTTATAGATTATGTGGAATGGGGGGCGGGTACCCGTGCGGGGCAGGCTTTGATCCTTTGCGCTAAAGCCAGAGCCCTTGTGAAAGGACGCTATGCAGTCACTCCGGATGATATCATAGCTCTTGCATATCCCGTGCTCAGACACAGGCTTTCCTTGCATTTCCGGGCTGAAGCAGAAGGGGTACATGCGGATACAGTGATCGCCAGAATCCTCGAAGCACTTCCTGTCCATGCAAGCAAGTAA
- a CDS encoding DUF58 domain-containing protein yields MQASNLEIIKLNNLKLAAKIISEQLKNGVHLGKRVGTGAEFEQYRYYEPGDDPKRIDWKYFSRSGKHMIKESPSESHLHVRVMLDLSGSMNYEENGIKRLGYAKNLLASLAYLAHQQGDSLSYFTCQDGKVEQKVAVSPKAFQRILYFLEGEKAEGTMPVVKKDFPVLKSRQKELIILVSDFLQKENEWLDIVEQMRHPKKEIVLFQILGEQEMKFDLKGNFKFHDLESNRSVILDGKAIEKNYNVSISNYLSEFKQYLIIPQVHLFQVRFSDPIAGVINRFLTERSLY; encoded by the coding sequence ATGCAAGCAAGTAATCTTGAAATCATAAAACTCAACAACCTGAAGTTGGCTGCCAAGATCATCAGCGAGCAGCTCAAGAATGGCGTACACCTCGGGAAGCGTGTGGGGACAGGGGCGGAATTTGAGCAATACAGATACTATGAGCCCGGGGACGACCCTAAGCGTATCGATTGGAAGTACTTTTCCCGCTCCGGAAAGCACATGATCAAAGAATCTCCTTCTGAGAGCCATTTGCACGTGCGTGTGATGCTCGATCTGTCCGGATCGATGAACTACGAAGAAAATGGAATCAAACGCTTAGGATACGCTAAAAACCTCCTTGCTTCACTTGCCTACCTTGCGCATCAGCAGGGAGATTCCCTGAGCTATTTTACCTGCCAGGATGGGAAGGTTGAGCAAAAGGTGGCGGTCTCACCTAAGGCTTTCCAGCGGATTTTATATTTTTTGGAAGGGGAGAAAGCCGAGGGAACGATGCCGGTGGTAAAGAAAGACTTTCCGGTATTGAAAAGTAGGCAGAAGGAATTGATTATTCTGGTTTCCGATTTCCTGCAAAAGGAAAACGAATGGTTGGACATCGTAGAGCAAATGAGACATCCCAAAAAGGAGATCGTGCTGTTCCAGATTTTGGGAGAGCAGGAGATGAAATTTGACCTAAAAGGGAATTTCAAGTTTCACGATTTGGAGTCAAATCGCTCAGTAATTCTTGATGGAAAAGCGATAGAGAAAAACTATAACGTTTCTATAAGTAATTATTTGTCAGAATTTAAACAGTATTTGATTATACCTCAGGTTCATCTGTTTCAGGTGCGGTTTTCAGACCCTATCGCAGGAGTCATCAATAGATTTCTTACAGAAAGATCCCTTTACTGA
- a CDS encoding BatA domain-containing protein, producing the protein MQILQPILLWGMLGISIPILIHLWRGKKGKVIAWAAMHWLPTHDSSASKGFQLDNILVLLLRIAILLLLVLLLSRVFYPKLDQVSIEQTIHLVEPSKEILEEFRFELQQAVENGEEVYWADGKMKSIESLDVLEPDFKGFLLQASLNNLPENISSLNLYLSNSQTRLGTGKYLSKIKPKLFLGSHDLTVQSNPLLTLTTGRSLRRSDKGVLDSVSAGTRSEGRSIQLTREDLGYYLGELSQSEEVYVKAGLEAIRDVYGVEFEETEDMGQAALIFDSNIPLETSSDKLYFIRNSFSFSEQANMVFFQDTLDFEHSELVQKGMLPEVILEKFILFSGLEKQDVQMSRAQIERRFVVDTERNQVKKANLDLLFLFLLVLFFGLERYFSHRQRI; encoded by the coding sequence ATGCAGATTCTACAGCCCATATTGCTCTGGGGAATGCTTGGAATCAGTATTCCGATCCTGATCCATCTTTGGCGTGGCAAAAAAGGCAAGGTGATTGCCTGGGCTGCCATGCACTGGCTGCCTACCCATGACAGCTCGGCGTCCAAAGGCTTTCAGTTGGATAATATCCTGGTGCTGCTTCTACGTATAGCCATCCTGCTCCTGCTGGTTTTACTGCTGAGTAGGGTATTCTACCCCAAGCTGGATCAAGTCTCTATTGAGCAGACTATCCATCTGGTGGAGCCAAGCAAGGAAATCCTGGAGGAGTTTAGGTTTGAGCTACAGCAGGCCGTGGAAAATGGAGAGGAAGTCTATTGGGCTGATGGAAAGATGAAAAGCATAGAGAGCTTAGATGTTTTAGAACCAGATTTCAAGGGGTTTCTACTTCAAGCTTCACTTAACAATCTTCCAGAAAATATTTCCAGCCTTAATCTTTACCTCAGCAACTCACAGACTAGGCTTGGGACGGGAAAATACCTAAGTAAAATCAAACCAAAGCTGTTCTTGGGGAGCCATGATCTTACAGTACAATCTAACCCTTTGCTTACGTTGACCACTGGAAGATCCCTGCGAAGGAGCGATAAGGGAGTCTTGGATTCTGTCTCCGCTGGGACAAGATCGGAAGGGAGATCCATTCAGTTAACTAGAGAGGATTTAGGCTACTACCTAGGTGAACTATCGCAGTCGGAGGAAGTCTATGTCAAAGCTGGGCTCGAAGCTATAAGGGACGTGTACGGCGTGGAGTTTGAAGAAACGGAAGATATGGGGCAGGCGGCTTTGATCTTTGATTCCAACATCCCTTTGGAAACCTCTTCTGATAAGCTTTATTTCATAAGGAATTCCTTCTCCTTTTCGGAGCAGGCAAATATGGTTTTCTTCCAAGATACCTTGGATTTTGAACACTCGGAGCTGGTGCAAAAGGGCATGTTACCGGAAGTGATACTGGAAAAATTCATTCTATTCTCAGGCCTGGAAAAGCAGGATGTACAAATGAGCCGGGCTCAAATTGAGCGTAGATTTGTGGTGGATACAGAGAGAAATCAAGTGAAGAAGGCAAATCTGGATTTGCTGTTTTTGTTCCTTTTGGTGCTTTTCTTTGGTCTGGAACGTTACTTCTCACATAGGCAAAGGATATGA
- a CDS encoding xanthine dehydrogenase family protein molybdopterin-binding subunit, with protein MTLIDKKINRRSFLKVSTLAGGGMMLSFSWLAGCKPTAEEVLTMPDEWFEINSYIKIGENGAVTLFNPNPEFGSNVKTSLPMLLAEELDVDWKNVFVEQADFHPKRFERQFTGGSQGVRTGWIPLRTAGATARHLLVAAAAQIWKLPAAEITTNAGTIEHKSSGKKAGYGEMASLAGTLEAPDPETVKLKEIKDFKIIGNSKKNVDGSKIVTGKPMFALDHKVEGMKYAAIVHPPAFGMKLKSFDKSSVTGMPGIQDVFVINVFKEDYNRHNFDTTTFPEIIAIVGNSTWEVLQAKKKLKVDWEKAPESTFPMAGRDGQTTKIKVPAGLEDSSTHNEKMAEYITKPGNILRRDGDPEGAFKVAARVLERTYTAPFLAHNTMEPANCFADVKGNKAVIYGPSQIPDFIMGALVSSLGIEKENIQINLARMGGGFGRRAYSHHMVEAALISQKIQAPVKMIYTREDDMTSGVYRPTYSATYRAALDKDNKLLALHVKAGGIPESPIHANRFPAAAIDNYLAESWQIESNITIGAFRAPRSNFIAGAEQSFLDELAEEMGKDPIEFRLELLKKAETNPVGTDNDYDPKRYAGVLELVREKSNWSSVPNGISRGVSAYFCHNSYVAEVIDITIKDNQPVVENVYAAVDCGIVVNPDAAANMGEGAIVDGIGNAFYGEMIFENGVPTKTNFDKYRMIRHSEAPKKIEVHFVQNNEDPTGLGEPLFPPVFAALGNSLYKATGKRLYEQPFQPQIMQMENLRM; from the coding sequence ATGACATTAATTGATAAAAAAATAAATAGAAGATCCTTCCTGAAAGTTTCTACACTTGCCGGTGGGGGAATGATGCTGAGCTTTAGTTGGCTGGCCGGGTGTAAACCTACCGCTGAAGAAGTGCTGACTATGCCTGATGAGTGGTTTGAGATCAACAGCTATATTAAAATAGGTGAAAACGGAGCTGTAACCTTATTTAATCCAAATCCTGAATTCGGTTCAAATGTAAAAACTTCCCTCCCTATGCTTCTTGCGGAAGAGCTGGATGTTGATTGGAAAAACGTCTTTGTGGAACAGGCAGACTTCCATCCTAAACGCTTCGAACGACAATTTACCGGAGGAAGCCAGGGAGTGAGAACAGGATGGATACCACTTCGTACAGCTGGAGCCACAGCTAGACATCTGTTAGTTGCTGCTGCTGCCCAAATCTGGAAATTACCTGCCGCTGAAATCACCACCAATGCCGGAACAATCGAACATAAATCCTCGGGAAAAAAAGCCGGATACGGTGAAATGGCTTCTCTAGCAGGAACCTTGGAAGCTCCGGATCCTGAAACTGTGAAGCTGAAGGAAATTAAGGATTTTAAGATAATCGGCAACTCCAAAAAGAATGTGGATGGCTCCAAGATCGTGACAGGCAAGCCTATGTTTGCCTTAGACCACAAAGTAGAAGGAATGAAATATGCTGCCATAGTTCATCCTCCTGCTTTTGGGATGAAGCTCAAATCTTTTGACAAAAGTTCTGTGACAGGAATGCCAGGAATTCAAGACGTTTTTGTGATCAACGTGTTCAAGGAAGATTATAACAGACATAATTTTGATACAACTACCTTCCCTGAAATCATTGCTATCGTGGGTAATTCGACCTGGGAAGTGTTACAGGCAAAGAAAAAACTCAAAGTAGATTGGGAAAAGGCACCTGAAAGCACATTTCCCATGGCCGGAAGAGATGGTCAAACTACAAAAATCAAAGTCCCGGCAGGATTGGAAGATTCCAGCACACACAATGAGAAAATGGCTGAGTACATCACTAAGCCAGGAAATATACTTCGGAGAGACGGGGATCCTGAAGGTGCTTTCAAAGTGGCGGCCAGAGTTCTTGAGAGAACTTACACTGCCCCTTTCCTGGCACATAATACCATGGAACCTGCAAATTGTTTCGCGGATGTAAAAGGTAATAAAGCTGTTATTTACGGCCCTTCTCAAATACCTGACTTTATCATGGGCGCACTTGTTAGTAGTTTGGGGATCGAAAAAGAAAACATACAGATCAATCTCGCCCGTATGGGTGGTGGTTTTGGACGTAGGGCATACAGCCATCATATGGTGGAAGCAGCCTTGATATCTCAAAAGATCCAAGCCCCAGTCAAAATGATCTATACCCGGGAAGATGATATGACTTCCGGTGTTTACAGGCCAACTTACTCGGCCACTTACCGTGCTGCTCTGGATAAAGACAATAAGTTACTTGCACTTCATGTGAAGGCTGGCGGAATCCCTGAATCTCCAATCCACGCAAATAGATTTCCTGCAGCAGCTATTGACAATTACCTTGCAGAAAGCTGGCAGATCGAATCCAACATTACAATCGGTGCTTTCCGTGCTCCTAGATCCAACTTTATCGCAGGAGCGGAACAGAGCTTCCTGGATGAATTGGCTGAGGAAATGGGAAAAGATCCGATCGAATTCCGTCTGGAATTGCTGAAAAAAGCAGAGACCAATCCTGTGGGAACAGATAACGATTACGATCCTAAGCGGTATGCCGGAGTACTGGAACTGGTCAGGGAAAAATCAAACTGGTCTTCTGTACCGAATGGAATTTCGCGCGGAGTTTCTGCTTACTTCTGTCATAATTCTTATGTCGCAGAGGTAATAGATATTACTATCAAAGACAATCAGCCGGTAGTAGAAAATGTGTATGCTGCCGTAGATTGTGGCATTGTGGTCAATCCTGATGCCGCTGCCAATATGGGAGAAGGCGCTATTGTCGATGGAATCGGCAATGCTTTCTATGGGGAAATGATTTTTGAAAATGGCGTTCCCACCAAAACGAATTTCGACAAATACAGAATGATCCGACACAGTGAAGCACCGAAGAAAATCGAGGTGCATTTTGTGCAAAACAATGAAGATCCTACCGGATTGGGGGAACCACTCTTCCCTCCTGTTTTCGCTGCTTTGGGCAATTCTCTCTACAAGGCAACCGGGAAGCGACTCTATGAGCAGCCCTTCCAACCGCAAATCATGCAGATGGAAAATCTGAGAATGTAA
- a CDS encoding (2Fe-2S)-binding protein: MAQYNLNINGKSMNVDVDPNTPLLWVLRDHLDLVGTKFGCGIAQCGACTVHVEGEAVRSCSYPVSVVEDKKVVTIEGLSETGDHPVQKAWLAHDVPQCGYCQTGQIMSAAALLKKNPTPSDGDIDNAMNGNICRCGTYTRIKAAIKTASQNV; encoded by the coding sequence ATGGCACAGTATAATTTAAACATCAACGGAAAATCCATGAATGTAGATGTAGATCCCAATACTCCTTTGTTATGGGTGTTGAGAGACCATTTAGATCTTGTCGGTACCAAATTTGGCTGCGGTATAGCACAATGCGGTGCATGTACAGTCCATGTAGAAGGAGAGGCAGTTAGGTCATGTTCCTATCCTGTCAGTGTGGTTGAAGATAAAAAAGTGGTTACCATAGAAGGTTTGTCAGAAACCGGTGATCATCCTGTACAAAAAGCATGGCTAGCACATGATGTACCCCAATGCGGTTATTGTCAGACAGGGCAAATCATGTCAGCAGCAGCACTACTTAAGAAAAATCCAACACCTAGTGATGGGGATATAGACAACGCCATGAACGGGAATATCTGTCGCTGCGGAACATACACACGAATCAAAGCTGCGATCAAAACAGCATCCCAAAACGTCTAA
- a CDS encoding xanthine dehydrogenase family protein molybdopterin-binding subunit, giving the protein MKTASTKINRRSFLKVSALTGGGMLLSLNWLAACQPKEATALGMPKEWFQFNGFIKIGENGLVTIMSPNPEGGQNVKTSMPMIVAEELDVDWENVVVEQADLDTKYFTRQFIGGSQAIRSGFTNLRTAGATARAMLVAAAAQSWKVPANEITVKTGTISHKESGKSANFGEFASLVATMPVPEEVQLKSTGDFKIIGTSKKNVEAKNIVTGKPLFGIDTKREGMLIAMIVHPPAFGKTLKSFDDSKARSMPGIADIFRIKSIQDDYKKTFFDTVQFTDLIAVVGESTWQVLQAKKAIEAEWEIQEAYEEKWDMLGREGIRIVPRGLEGASSQEQAMKEAAHKPKTQRKDGDPEAAFAKAAKVIERSYTGPFLAHNCMEPMNFFAHVKADKVECAGPLQKPELTEQALSSRLGIPLENIEIAMTRLGGGYGRRSYAHWLIEAAVISQKMNAPIKLVYTREDDMTGGVYRSRYQATYRAALDKNNHLIAFHVNAGGLPENPLYPDRFPAGAVTNYLAEGWEVPSNITTGSFRAPRSNFMACVEQSFLDEVAEAAGKDPIDFRLELLAKAKANPVGERNDYDAERYAKVLELLREKANWGSSKDGISRGVSAYFCHNSYAAQVLDLRIVDGEVKIDKVTNAIDCGLVVNPDAAKNLCEGAVVDGIGTAMYGELKFENGVVNNSNFHQYRQIRMKESPDSIETYFVENGEDPSGLGEPAYPPVFAALANALYQATGKRFYDQPFINQMNS; this is encoded by the coding sequence ATGAAAACTGCAAGCACTAAAATCAACCGCCGTTCATTTCTCAAAGTCTCCGCACTTACCGGAGGTGGGATGCTGCTCAGCCTGAACTGGCTAGCGGCCTGCCAACCTAAGGAAGCAACTGCTTTGGGGATGCCTAAGGAATGGTTTCAGTTCAATGGATTTATTAAAATCGGCGAAAACGGGTTGGTAACTATAATGTCTCCAAACCCGGAAGGAGGGCAGAATGTGAAGACGTCCATGCCGATGATCGTTGCCGAAGAACTCGATGTGGATTGGGAAAATGTCGTTGTAGAGCAGGCAGATTTGGACACCAAATACTTCACGAGACAATTTATCGGTGGAAGTCAGGCCATACGCTCGGGCTTCACCAACCTTAGAACTGCTGGAGCAACTGCCCGTGCGATGTTGGTAGCTGCCGCAGCCCAAAGCTGGAAGGTTCCCGCAAATGAAATAACTGTGAAAACAGGCACCATTTCCCATAAGGAATCAGGTAAATCAGCAAATTTCGGTGAGTTTGCTTCCTTAGTAGCTACGATGCCGGTACCAGAGGAAGTCCAATTAAAAAGCACCGGGGATTTTAAAATTATCGGCACATCCAAGAAGAATGTAGAAGCCAAAAATATAGTAACCGGCAAACCACTTTTTGGAATAGATACCAAACGGGAAGGAATGCTCATCGCCATGATCGTTCATCCGCCTGCATTTGGTAAAACACTGAAATCTTTTGACGATTCCAAAGCGCGAAGCATGCCGGGAATTGCGGATATTTTCCGGATCAAGTCCATTCAGGACGATTACAAAAAAACATTTTTTGACACCGTCCAATTCACAGATCTAATCGCAGTTGTAGGAGAAAGTACTTGGCAGGTATTACAGGCAAAGAAAGCTATTGAAGCAGAATGGGAGATTCAGGAAGCCTATGAGGAGAAGTGGGATATGTTAGGCAGGGAAGGGATAAGAATAGTACCGAGAGGTTTGGAAGGAGCCTCTTCCCAAGAGCAGGCGATGAAGGAAGCAGCACACAAGCCCAAAACCCAACGGAAAGACGGGGATCCTGAAGCAGCATTTGCCAAAGCAGCTAAAGTCATTGAGAGAAGTTACACGGGTCCATTTTTAGCACACAACTGTATGGAGCCAATGAATTTTTTTGCCCATGTAAAAGCTGATAAAGTGGAATGTGCAGGTCCTTTGCAAAAGCCAGAACTGACCGAGCAGGCACTTTCTTCCAGACTGGGAATTCCTCTGGAAAATATAGAAATAGCCATGACCCGACTGGGTGGTGGCTATGGTAGAAGGTCTTACGCACATTGGCTGATCGAAGCGGCTGTGATTTCCCAAAAAATGAATGCCCCGATCAAGCTGGTCTATACCCGCGAAGACGATATGACCGGAGGAGTGTATCGATCACGCTACCAGGCAACCTACCGGGCTGCATTGGATAAAAACAATCATCTGATTGCATTCCATGTCAATGCCGGAGGGCTTCCCGAGAATCCTCTGTATCCGGACAGGTTTCCTGCCGGTGCTGTAACCAATTACCTGGCAGAAGGCTGGGAAGTTCCTTCCAATATAACCACAGGTTCATTTCGGGCGCCGCGATCCAATTTTATGGCTTGCGTAGAGCAATCGTTCCTGGATGAAGTTGCCGAGGCCGCAGGTAAAGACCCTATTGATTTCCGCTTGGAATTATTGGCAAAAGCCAAAGCAAACCCTGTGGGAGAAAGGAATGATTACGATGCGGAACGCTATGCAAAAGTGCTGGAATTGCTTAGGGAAAAGGCTAACTGGGGAAGTTCCAAAGATGGGATTTCCAGAGGAGTATCGGCCTATTTCTGCCATAATAGCTATGCAGCCCAGGTGTTGGATCTGAGAATCGTTGATGGTGAAGTGAAAATCGATAAAGTGACCAATGCGATTGATTGCGGATTGGTGGTGAATCCCGACGCTGCCAAAAATCTTTGTGAAGGAGCAGTAGTTGATGGGATAGGAACGGCAATGTATGGAGAATTGAAATTCGAAAATGGGGTAGTCAACAACTCCAATTTTCATCAATACCGTCAAATCCGGATGAAAGAATCCCCAGATTCTATAGAAACCTACTTTGTAGAAAACGGAGAGGATCCATCAGGACTGGGTGAACCTGCCTACCCTCCTGTTTTCGCTGCTTTGGCAAATGCACTGTATCAAGCAACCGGAAAGCGATTTTATGATCAGCCCTTTATCAATCAGATGAACAGCTAG